A single Agrobacterium vitis DNA region contains:
- a CDS encoding VirE2 family protein, protein MNPNSEGSDENSVVVGVHSIETANDGSTKRQKIVNSDTTNDFEMVSSQETHEFGDHGSSSAQTESLESRLHETSSHLTQADTHNDLSSLFANMALPGHDRRPDEYILVRQTGGDAVAGVTKGNLEHLPTKAEFNASCRLYRDGAGNYFPPPLAFERIAAPQELDTKSRFQHKLEVWNRAHAEMGITGTNIFYQTDKNIKLDQNYRLKPEDRYIQTEKYGRREVQKRYEHEFQAGSLLPDILIKTPQNDIHFVYRFAGDNYANKPFDEFQRTIKAQYGNDTEIKLRSKSGIMHDSKYLEAWEKGSADVRFAEFAGENRAHNKQLPLATVNMGRQPDGSGGMTRDRLVSVGFLMHNAPNSPWALALKKGELWDRVQVLARDGNRYMTPPRLEYSDPEHFTQLMGRVGLPLSMGRQSHANTVKFERFTEQAAVIASNGADLRDIRDLSPDKVQQLTDKDVLIADRNEKSQRTGTYTSAAEYKRLMMKLPEDAAQLLGGPADKYSRDFVRPEPTSRPIIDSRRSYESRPRGQTENSL, encoded by the coding sequence ATGAATCCGAACAGTGAAGGCAGTGATGAAAACAGCGTCGTAGTGGGCGTGCACAGCATCGAAACTGCCAATGACGGTTCCACCAAGCGGCAGAAGATAGTCAATTCCGACACGACCAACGATTTCGAGATGGTGAGTAGCCAAGAAACCCACGAGTTTGGCGACCACGGCAGCAGCTCCGCTCAGACTGAAAGCCTCGAGTCCCGTCTGCATGAGACGAGCTCCCACCTTACGCAAGCTGACACACACAATGATTTATCCAGCTTGTTTGCAAACATGGCATTGCCGGGTCACGACCGGCGGCCAGATGAGTATATTCTTGTCCGACAAACCGGAGGTGACGCGGTCGCCGGTGTCACTAAAGGTAACCTCGAACATCTACCGACCAAGGCGGAATTTAATGCGAGCTGCCGTCTCTACAGGGACGGAGCAGGCAACTACTTTCCGCCGCCGCTCGCATTTGAAAGGATTGCCGCTCCGCAGGAACTCGATACAAAATCGCGTTTTCAACACAAGCTGGAAGTGTGGAATCGCGCTCATGCCGAGATGGGTATCACGGGTACCAATATTTTTTATCAGACAGATAAAAATATAAAGCTTGATCAAAACTACAGATTGAAGCCAGAAGATCGGTATATACAAACAGAGAAATATGGCCGCAGAGAAGTTCAAAAGCGCTATGAACACGAATTCCAGGCAGGATCGCTGCTCCCTGACATTCTGATCAAGACTCCGCAAAACGATATCCATTTCGTCTACAGGTTCGCAGGTGACAACTATGCGAATAAACCCTTCGATGAATTCCAACGCACCATAAAGGCCCAATATGGCAACGACACCGAGATCAAGCTTAGGTCGAAGTCAGGTATTATGCATGATTCCAAATACTTGGAAGCATGGGAAAAAGGCAGCGCGGATGTACGCTTTGCCGAGTTTGCAGGAGAGAATCGAGCCCACAACAAACAATTGCCGCTCGCGACGGTCAATATGGGACGGCAGCCAGACGGGAGCGGCGGGATGACTCGCGATCGCTTGGTTAGTGTTGGTTTCCTGATGCACAACGCACCCAATTCCCCCTGGGCGCTAGCGTTGAAAAAGGGAGAATTATGGGATCGCGTTCAAGTCCTTGCTCGCGACGGAAACCGTTATATGACACCTCCCAGACTGGAATATTCCGATCCCGAACACTTCACGCAGTTGATGGGCCGAGTCGGATTGCCCCTTTCGATGGGCCGACAAAGCCATGCGAACACCGTCAAGTTTGAACGGTTTACCGAGCAGGCAGCGGTGATTGCTTCGAATGGCGCGGATCTACGCGACATTCGAGACCTCTCTCCGGACAAAGTGCAGCAGCTGACGGATAAAGATGTGCTCATTGCGGATCGCAATGAAAAAAGCCAGCGGACCGGCACCTATACGAGCGCTGCGGAATATAAGCGCCTTATGATGAAGCTGCCAGAGGACGCTGCCCAACTGCTTGGCGGTCCCGCCGATAAGTATTCACGTGATTTTGTCCGCCCAGAGCCCACTTCCCGACCGATCATTGATAGCCGTCGGAGCTACGAAAGTCGGCCGCGGGGCCAAACTGAAAACAGCCTGTGA
- the virD4 gene encoding type IV secretion system ATPase VirD4 (The ATPase VirD4 is a core component of the VirB/VirD4 form of type IV secretion systems (T4SS), also known as type IVa secretion systems.): MNSGKYTPIRLAISIVCSLVAGFCAASLYATFRHGFTGEAMMTFSVFAFLYEAPPYLGYASPIFYHGLAIIFATSAFILLCQLFLSMRDPEHHGTARWAGVGEMRYAGYLQRYSRIKGPIFGKICGPRWFGSYLTNGDQPHSLIVAPTRAGKGVGVVIPTLLTFQGSVIALDVKGELFELTSRARKSSGDAVFKFSPLDPERRTHCYNPVLDIAALPPERRFTETRRLAANLITAKGKGAEGFIDGARDLFVAGILSCIERGTPTIGSVYDLFAQPGEKYKLFAKLAEETQNKEAQRIFDNMAGNDTKILTSYTSVLGDGGLNLWADPLVKAATSQSDFSVYDLRRKRTCIYLCVSPNDLEVVAPLMRLLFQQVVSILQRTLPVKDERHEVLFLLDEFKHLGKLEAVETAITTIAGYKGRFMFIIQSLSALTGTYDEAGKQNFLSNTGVQVFMATADDETPTYISKAIGEYTFQARSTSYSQARMFDHNIQISDQGAPLLRPEQVRLLDDNYEIVLIKGQPPLKLRKVRYYSDFMLKRIFESQAGSLPEPASLMLPEDTNLFGDNLSQRATGTTMLEAVQIEPTDYGEADTSLSKTMVDGEDSVAIGMEVYPGSNEVGDIGECSGSAAAEPVSEMPPEIAPALLAQRELLEQIISLQRRGEIAPDT, from the coding sequence ATGAATTCAGGCAAGTACACGCCAATACGCCTAGCTATAAGCATAGTATGTTCACTGGTCGCTGGGTTTTGCGCGGCAAGTCTCTATGCAACATTCCGCCATGGCTTTACTGGCGAAGCGATGATGACGTTCAGCGTTTTCGCGTTCTTGTACGAGGCACCACCTTATTTGGGATACGCAAGCCCCATCTTCTATCACGGATTGGCGATTATATTTGCCACCTCCGCGTTCATACTGCTGTGCCAACTATTCCTATCGATGCGCGATCCCGAGCATCACGGAACTGCTCGCTGGGCCGGGGTTGGCGAAATGCGATACGCCGGCTACCTCCAGCGATACAGTCGCATCAAGGGCCCCATCTTCGGAAAGATATGTGGGCCGCGCTGGTTCGGAAGCTATCTAACCAATGGAGACCAACCTCACAGCCTTATTGTCGCGCCAACCCGCGCCGGTAAGGGCGTTGGCGTCGTTATTCCGACATTGCTAACCTTTCAGGGCTCGGTGATTGCTTTGGATGTGAAGGGTGAGCTTTTTGAACTCACGTCGCGAGCGCGTAAATCGAGCGGCGACGCGGTTTTCAAGTTCTCACCGTTAGATCCAGAGCGGCGAACGCACTGCTACAATCCTGTACTGGATATCGCCGCGTTGCCACCCGAGCGGCGCTTTACCGAAACGCGCCGCCTCGCCGCCAATCTTATCACAGCCAAGGGCAAGGGAGCAGAAGGTTTCATTGACGGCGCAAGGGATCTTTTCGTTGCAGGCATCCTGAGCTGCATTGAGCGCGGCACACCCACAATCGGTTCCGTTTACGACCTATTTGCTCAGCCGGGCGAGAAATACAAGCTTTTTGCTAAACTCGCGGAGGAAACCCAAAACAAAGAGGCTCAGCGCATATTCGACAACATGGCAGGAAATGACACCAAAATTCTGACATCCTATACATCGGTGCTCGGCGACGGCGGGCTCAATCTTTGGGCCGATCCGCTGGTCAAAGCAGCGACAAGTCAATCCGATTTTTCCGTTTACGACCTACGTCGGAAGAGGACCTGCATTTATCTTTGTGTCAGCCCAAATGATCTTGAGGTCGTAGCGCCGTTGATGCGCCTCCTCTTTCAGCAGGTTGTGTCAATCCTTCAGCGAACGCTGCCTGTTAAGGATGAACGGCATGAGGTCCTGTTTCTCCTCGACGAGTTCAAGCATTTGGGCAAGCTGGAAGCGGTGGAAACGGCAATCACCACGATTGCCGGTTATAAGGGCCGCTTCATGTTTATTATACAGAGTCTGTCGGCCTTGACCGGAACTTATGATGAGGCCGGCAAGCAAAATTTCCTCAGCAATACGGGCGTGCAGGTATTCATGGCTACGGCTGACGACGAGACACCAACCTACATTTCTAAAGCTATCGGCGAATACACGTTCCAGGCTCGCTCAACGTCATACAGCCAAGCTCGCATGTTTGATCATAACATCCAGATCTCCGATCAGGGTGCTCCTCTTTTGCGACCCGAACAAGTCCGCCTGCTCGACGACAACTACGAAATAGTCCTTATCAAGGGCCAGCCTCCTCTCAAACTCCGGAAGGTGCGATATTATTCCGATTTCATGTTGAAGCGGATTTTCGAAAGCCAAGCGGGTTCCCTTCCCGAGCCCGCATCTTTGATGCTCCCGGAAGACACGAATCTCTTTGGCGACAATCTCAGTCAACGAGCAACTGGCACCACTATGCTAGAGGCGGTGCAGATCGAACCGACAGACTATGGAGAAGCCGATACTTCCCTGAGTAAAACCATGGTTGATGGAGAGGATAGTGTCGCAATTGGGATGGAGGTTTACCCTGGGTCAAACGAAGTTGGTGACATTGGCGAGTGCAGCGGTTCCGCCGCCGCCGAACCTGTGTCCGAGATGCCTCCGGAAATAGCTCCAGCACTATTGGCGCAACGCGAGCTCCTCGAGCAGATCATTTCGCTCCAGCGACGCGGTGAAATTGCGCCTGACACTTGA
- a CDS encoding IS110 family transposase: protein MEKVSIIGLDLAKSIIQIHAASVDGSVLFRRKISSKKLLSFLSEVDPCVVAMEACAGSHHWGREIAKLGHRVKLIAPIYVKPFVKRQKNDAADAEAICEAAMRPTMRFVAVKSEEKQAAATVFKVRDLLVRQKTQIINALRGLMAEFGITVPQGPSHVGVLINHVEDDSSSLTEAARAPCLALVLTLRALIDKVRELDLEIGRRARHDDVAKRLMSIPGIGPVIATALEALAPPVETFTRGRDFSAWMGLTPRQHSSGGKPRLGKTSKMGQRDLRRLLIIGASAVVRWASRRGAVEGSWLSRMIGKKPPMLITVALANRMGRIAWALMTNGGRYEEKRIAA from the coding sequence ATGGAAAAGGTTAGCATAATCGGCTTGGATTTGGCCAAAAGCATAATTCAAATCCATGCGGCCAGCGTAGACGGCTCGGTGCTTTTTCGGCGGAAGATTTCGAGCAAGAAGTTGCTTTCCTTCCTATCGGAGGTCGATCCTTGCGTTGTGGCGATGGAAGCATGTGCCGGAAGCCACCATTGGGGCCGCGAGATTGCCAAACTTGGGCATCGAGTGAAGCTGATTGCGCCCATTTACGTCAAGCCGTTCGTCAAGCGCCAGAAGAACGATGCAGCCGATGCGGAAGCTATCTGCGAGGCGGCTATGCGACCAACTATGCGTTTCGTCGCAGTCAAAAGTGAGGAGAAGCAGGCTGCGGCGACGGTATTCAAAGTACGTGACCTTCTCGTGCGGCAAAAGACCCAGATTATCAATGCGCTGCGTGGTCTAATGGCAGAGTTTGGAATTACCGTTCCACAAGGGCCCTCACATGTCGGAGTTCTGATCAATCACGTTGAAGATGATAGCTCAAGCTTGACGGAGGCAGCACGCGCACCCTGTTTGGCACTGGTTTTGACGCTGCGGGCACTCATTGATAAGGTTCGGGAACTTGATCTGGAGATTGGTCGGAGGGCTCGGCATGATGATGTTGCCAAGCGGCTCATGAGCATTCCCGGAATTGGCCCTGTCATCGCAACGGCGCTCGAAGCCTTAGCGCCGCCAGTTGAGACATTTACACGAGGTCGAGATTTCTCCGCGTGGATGGGTTTGACACCGCGGCAGCATTCGTCTGGCGGCAAGCCACGGCTCGGCAAGACCTCGAAGATGGGGCAGCGAGATCTTCGACGACTGTTGATCATAGGGGCATCAGCCGTTGTTCGCTGGGCGTCAAGGCGCGGGGCGGTTGAAGGGTCCTGGTTGTCGCGCATGATCGGCAAAAAGCCGCCGATGCTGATCACCGTTGCACTCGCCAACCGTATGGGGCGTATTGCCTGGGCGCTTATGACAAACGGAGGCCGCTACGAGGAAAAGAGGATCGCAGCATAA
- a CDS encoding virA/G regulated protein gives MNPPGNSKIGLTASARSSPDVHSGVNPVLRPKEFRNRCAGSSSGSQTDRWEESSASFFYDGMRLGAAERSAYEAWNETGRPTWKDLVLSARLNDIDSSAWNFDGRQTTSSVFVYEGVPLGEGERRVYEEWPEPGQPGWQELVVNARIAELHPSASVSHERDPPERSTEFRSDAPKRKRKGSIDQDESVPASFYYDGMRLSSPEREVYDNWSKPEPPSWRDLIIDARLDAIDRSAWFHESGGASVFEYEGIPLGEGERLAYERWLEPAQPGWEDLVVNARVAELNQSDRTSCENESLEAGKELPPDELEGMLGSPIDGAQDARASFVYDGVTLGAPERDVYENWDKPERPSWEDLILDARLAAVQDSSISSLAPGEETNSAFFYDGIALGNAELRAYARWRQPAQPRWQNLVVNARLLELDPSAWIRDEHDPFEEVEELNSPSRSTSPSEAKRTLGKLDLNRPAHRCEKTSKETCQTGPGTCLRSEMRSAAHVELSGLNACRENTIASGHALNGGGKIKRLGFKSHLTGNGALQGLNPGTKGTASDEGGQVVPPVRSSCPRGDNIGTYGSRRNERARLATETGQFESEHIFGFKVVHEVLRRTKEGRRLERPMPAYLECKELHRQHVGTGWRRSGLVGRGWTDDSSYRSDQRATLSDPVASAEGAAASNGYQLNQLGYAHQLAKDGLQSVSSDSVTMPIRVATTSYNYTVSRDPLLSPPSKEQEPPVLHLGPRGQTEAVLARETALTGQWPTRDREREVYGEFLALYDFKMKLETSSLSVRQKRKELVSALDRTASLIGAAPLKAQSQSAEHYNTAELPDERREYDPRERGRRSLFQR, from the coding sequence ATGAACCCGCCGGGAAATTCAAAAATTGGGCTCACCGCGTCGGCTAGATCCTCGCCCGACGTTCACTCCGGAGTTAACCCTGTCCTTCGTCCCAAGGAGTTCAGGAACCGTTGTGCTGGCTCCTCATCTGGCAGTCAAACGGATCGCTGGGAAGAATCATCTGCATCTTTCTTTTACGATGGAATGAGACTGGGCGCTGCAGAGCGGTCGGCATACGAGGCCTGGAATGAAACGGGCCGACCGACGTGGAAAGACCTCGTGCTGAGTGCCCGTCTTAATGATATCGACAGTTCCGCTTGGAATTTCGATGGCAGACAAACGACCTCGTCGGTTTTTGTCTATGAGGGTGTTCCTCTGGGGGAAGGAGAACGACGTGTCTACGAGGAATGGCCGGAGCCCGGACAGCCGGGGTGGCAAGAGCTCGTTGTGAACGCTCGCATTGCAGAACTACACCCGTCTGCTTCAGTTTCGCATGAGCGCGATCCCCCTGAAAGAAGCACGGAGTTCCGGTCCGATGCGCCCAAGCGCAAGCGGAAAGGCTCAATAGACCAAGACGAGAGTGTCCCTGCATCATTTTACTATGATGGGATGAGGCTCAGCTCACCCGAGCGCGAAGTATATGACAACTGGAGCAAACCGGAACCACCTTCGTGGAGAGACCTGATAATAGACGCGCGTCTTGATGCTATTGACAGGTCCGCCTGGTTCCATGAATCGGGAGGCGCTTCGGTCTTTGAGTACGAAGGGATCCCGCTGGGTGAGGGGGAACGCCTGGCATATGAAAGGTGGCTGGAGCCCGCGCAGCCCGGATGGGAAGATCTCGTCGTGAACGCACGCGTTGCTGAATTAAACCAGTCTGATCGGACCTCGTGTGAGAACGAAAGTCTTGAAGCAGGAAAGGAACTTCCACCTGACGAATTGGAGGGCATGTTGGGCTCCCCAATTGACGGTGCGCAGGACGCTCGTGCATCCTTTGTGTATGATGGAGTGACACTCGGAGCGCCCGAGCGTGACGTGTACGAGAACTGGGACAAGCCCGAACGACCCTCATGGGAAGATCTAATCCTGGATGCCCGCCTCGCTGCGGTACAGGATTCCTCGATCTCAAGTTTGGCGCCTGGAGAAGAAACCAACTCAGCTTTCTTTTATGACGGGATTGCGCTGGGAAACGCGGAACTCCGGGCATACGCAAGGTGGAGGCAGCCTGCTCAACCGCGGTGGCAGAATTTGGTGGTGAACGCGCGTTTGTTGGAACTTGACCCTTCGGCTTGGATTCGCGATGAACATGACCCATTTGAGGAAGTCGAGGAGCTCAACTCGCCTTCGCGATCGACTTCCCCAAGTGAGGCCAAGCGCACTTTGGGTAAGCTTGATCTCAATCGACCGGCCCACAGATGTGAAAAAACTTCAAAAGAAACGTGTCAGACAGGGCCCGGGACGTGCCTACGGTCGGAGATGCGGAGCGCAGCTCATGTTGAACTTTCTGGACTGAACGCGTGTCGGGAGAACACAATTGCCAGTGGCCATGCTCTCAATGGCGGAGGCAAGATAAAGAGGCTCGGCTTCAAAAGCCACTTGACTGGAAACGGGGCTCTCCAAGGGCTGAATCCCGGTACGAAAGGAACAGCGTCCGACGAAGGCGGACAAGTTGTTCCGCCAGTCCGATCCAGTTGCCCGAGAGGCGATAATATCGGCACATACGGAAGTCGTAGGAACGAACGGGCGCGGCTCGCTACCGAGACTGGACAATTCGAGTCGGAGCACATTTTTGGCTTTAAGGTGGTCCACGAAGTTTTACGCAGAACGAAAGAAGGCCGTCGTCTCGAAAGGCCAATGCCTGCCTATCTTGAATGTAAAGAGCTTCATCGGCAGCATGTTGGAACTGGATGGAGGCGAAGCGGGCTAGTTGGGCGTGGATGGACAGATGATTCCAGTTATCGCTCAGATCAACGAGCAACCTTGTCAGACCCTGTCGCGTCTGCTGAAGGTGCAGCGGCTTCAAACGGATATCAGTTGAATCAACTGGGTTACGCACACCAACTCGCCAAGGATGGCCTGCAAAGCGTATCGTCCGACAGCGTTACTATGCCAATTCGTGTCGCAACAACCAGCTACAATTATACGGTAAGCCGTGATCCCCTGCTGTCACCTCCCAGCAAAGAGCAAGAGCCGCCAGTGCTTCATCTTGGGCCTCGTGGGCAGACAGAAGCTGTACTCGCGCGCGAGACTGCACTGACCGGACAATGGCCAACGCGCGATCGTGAACGTGAAGTCTATGGAGAGTTCCTGGCCCTGTACGATTTCAAGATGAAACTTGAGACCAGCTCGCTCAGTGTACGGCAAAAGAGAAAGGAACTCGTCTCCGCGTTGGACCGAACCGCCAGTTTGATAGGGGCGGCGCCTTTGAAAGCTCAGTCGCAAAGCGCGGAACACTATAATACGGCTGAGTTGCCAGACGAACGGCGGGAGTATGATCCGCGCGAGCGAGGCCGACGAAGCCTCTTTCAGCGCTGA
- a CDS encoding hypothetical protein (in Agrobacterium tumefaciens plasmid Ti this protein binds VirE2), whose translation MAIVKLNPSNSSNSSSPETHREIQQKKTDNHEPSGFTQLDLDMIELENFVHQCPLPNEDLAD comes from the coding sequence ATGGCGATAGTCAAACTCAATCCCAGCAATAGCAGCAATTCCTCGTCGCCCGAGACACATCGAGAAATCCAACAGAAAAAGACCGATAATCACGAACCAAGCGGTTTCACACAGTTGGACCTCGACATGATCGAGCTGGAGAATTTTGTTCATCAGTGCCCGCTTCCCAACGAAGACCTGGCTGACTGA